A window of Cryptomeria japonica chromosome 3, Sugi_1.0, whole genome shotgun sequence contains these coding sequences:
- the LOC131034807 gene encoding pentatricopeptide repeat-containing protein At5g39710 isoform X1, with product MVSIRLSMAEAEADSEEWMGKQVFLCIYRIYTQIKQAMAWQVFKETNANDLLHLYPFLLSWRNGHGFCKVGMMIIQRTEQYSTQHDLVSYNCTDLPMVGNRENAMEEEGDRGTAKFKNRLCEPRPNLSTYNIKVNGLCKQKKMEEVRHASKINTFPSSNIYSTMINGYAKLGKLDDAFQLFHEMVEQGIRPTVSVYSTLIGGHCREGKMEDVLNMCNKMIENGLASDVITCNALIFGFCKNGDMQKAKKILCQMLKNGLLPDEKHLNCCPKLIDDYCKEGKLQEVCKFSTDMTGKNFTIDRVSDDALIGNFCKRGLLLDANILLNKVLETGQIPSASSYEMLIAGYLKVGSMEQVFKLSTEMLCMGYIPNILLVTALFSGLCKRCKMNDANHLLNLMVEKGFLPDDVIYNLMILENCKACNLQEASKWNDHMLKKGILPCKDTLIVLINELCKNHSMREATKLLNTMLEINLVPDDRTVRALLDMHTKEGNLQEAFKLYDKWISKEGMQHAMTGHIPIVCVRNNPVQEVKKHLDRTPDNAPGLHISTYSWLNDENDGKSSKKEALNLQKELMERGIL from the exons ATGGTTTCCATAAGACTGAGTATGGCGGAGGCAGAGGCAGATTCAGAGGAATGGATGGGGAAGCaggtgttcttgtgtatttacag GATATATACACAAATCAAACAGGCCATGGCTTGGCAAGTATTCAAAGAAACGAATGCTAATGATCTCCTCCACTTGTACCCCTTTTTGTTGAGTTGGAGGAATGGCCACGGGTTTTGCAAGGTGGGTATGATGATAATTCAAAGAACCGAACAATACAGTACGCAACATGATTTGGTTAGTTATAATTGCACAGACTTGCCAATGGTAGGGAATAGGGAAAAtgcgatggaggaggagggggataGAGGTACTGCTAAATTTAAAAATAGACTGTGTGAACCTAGGCCAAATCTCTCAACGTACAACATAAAAGTTAATGGGCTTTGCaagcaaaagaaaatggaggaggTAAGGCATGCAAGCAAAATAAACACTTTTCCGAGTTCCAACATCTATTCAACAATGATAAATGGATATGCCAAGTTAGGTAAACTGGATGATGCATTTCAATTGTTCCATGAGATGGTGGAGCAAGGCATCAGACCAACCGTTTCTGTTTACAGTACTTTGATTGGTGGACATTGCAGAGAAGGCAAAATGGAAGATGTTCTTAATATGTGcaataaaatgattgaaaatggtcttgCATCTGATGTAATAACTTGTAATGCACTAATATTTGGATTTTGCAAAAATGGGGATATGCAAAAAGCCAAGAAGATTCTTTGTCAAATGTTGAAAAATGGTTTGCTTCCAGATGAGAAGCATCTAAATTGTTGCCCCAAATTGATTGATGACTATTGTAAGGAAGGTAAACTACAAGAGGTGTGTAAATTTTCAACAGATATGACTGGAAAAAATTTCACAATTGATAGAGTTTCAGATGATGCACTTATCGGAAATTTTTGTAAAAGAGGGTTGCTGCTTGATGCAAACATTCTTCTGAATAAGGTACTTGAAACAGGCCAAATCCCAAGTGCCAGTTCCTATGAGATGCTTATTGCTGGATACTTAAAGGTAGGGAGCATGGAACAGGTATTTAAGCTGAGCACTGAAATGCtttgcatgggatatattcctaacATTCTTTTGGTTACTGCATTGTTTAGTGGACTATGCAAGAGATGCAAAATGAACGATGCCAACCACTTGTTGAATTTAATGGTTGAAAAAGGTTTTCTTCCTGATGATGTCATTTATAACCTAATGATTCTAGAGAACTGCAAGGCATGTAACTTGCAGGAAGCTTCAAAGTGGAATGACCATATGTTGAAAAAAGGGATTTTGCCTTGCAAAGATACCCTTATCGTTCTCATTAATGAACTGTGTAAAAATCATTCTATGAGAGAAGCAACCAAATTATTAAATACTATGCTAGAAATAAATCTTGTCCCCGATGACAGAACAGTCAGGGCACTTCTTGACATGCATACCAAGGAAGGAAATTTACAAGAAGCCTTTAAGCTTTATGATAAATGGATAAGCAAAGAAGGAATGCAGCATGCTATGACTGGTCATATACCCATTGTTTGTGTTAGAAACAACCCTGTTCAGGAGGTCAAGAAACATTTGGACAGGACGCCAGATAATGCTCCAGGGCTTCATATCTCAACTTACAGCTGGCTGAATGATGAAAATGATGGAAAAAGTAGTAAAAAGGAGGCACTCAATCTGCAGAAGGAACTGATGGAAAGGGGGATTTTATAA
- the LOC131034807 gene encoding pentatricopeptide repeat-containing protein At5g39710 isoform X2: MFSILIYTQIKQAMAWQVFKETNANDLLHLYPFLLSWRNGHGFCKVGMMIIQRTEQYSTQHDLVSYNCTDLPMVGNRENAMEEEGDRGTAKFKNRLCEPRPNLSTYNIKVNGLCKQKKMEEVRHASKINTFPSSNIYSTMINGYAKLGKLDDAFQLFHEMVEQGIRPTVSVYSTLIGGHCREGKMEDVLNMCNKMIENGLASDVITCNALIFGFCKNGDMQKAKKILCQMLKNGLLPDEKHLNCCPKLIDDYCKEGKLQEVCKFSTDMTGKNFTIDRVSDDALIGNFCKRGLLLDANILLNKVLETGQIPSASSYEMLIAGYLKVGSMEQVFKLSTEMLCMGYIPNILLVTALFSGLCKRCKMNDANHLLNLMVEKGFLPDDVIYNLMILENCKACNLQEASKWNDHMLKKGILPCKDTLIVLINELCKNHSMREATKLLNTMLEINLVPDDRTVRALLDMHTKEGNLQEAFKLYDKWISKEGMQHAMTGHIPIVCVRNNPVQEVKKHLDRTPDNAPGLHISTYSWLNDENDGKSSKKEALNLQKELMERGIL; the protein is encoded by the exons ATGTTCTCGATTTT GATATATACACAAATCAAACAGGCCATGGCTTGGCAAGTATTCAAAGAAACGAATGCTAATGATCTCCTCCACTTGTACCCCTTTTTGTTGAGTTGGAGGAATGGCCACGGGTTTTGCAAGGTGGGTATGATGATAATTCAAAGAACCGAACAATACAGTACGCAACATGATTTGGTTAGTTATAATTGCACAGACTTGCCAATGGTAGGGAATAGGGAAAAtgcgatggaggaggagggggataGAGGTACTGCTAAATTTAAAAATAGACTGTGTGAACCTAGGCCAAATCTCTCAACGTACAACATAAAAGTTAATGGGCTTTGCaagcaaaagaaaatggaggaggTAAGGCATGCAAGCAAAATAAACACTTTTCCGAGTTCCAACATCTATTCAACAATGATAAATGGATATGCCAAGTTAGGTAAACTGGATGATGCATTTCAATTGTTCCATGAGATGGTGGAGCAAGGCATCAGACCAACCGTTTCTGTTTACAGTACTTTGATTGGTGGACATTGCAGAGAAGGCAAAATGGAAGATGTTCTTAATATGTGcaataaaatgattgaaaatggtcttgCATCTGATGTAATAACTTGTAATGCACTAATATTTGGATTTTGCAAAAATGGGGATATGCAAAAAGCCAAGAAGATTCTTTGTCAAATGTTGAAAAATGGTTTGCTTCCAGATGAGAAGCATCTAAATTGTTGCCCCAAATTGATTGATGACTATTGTAAGGAAGGTAAACTACAAGAGGTGTGTAAATTTTCAACAGATATGACTGGAAAAAATTTCACAATTGATAGAGTTTCAGATGATGCACTTATCGGAAATTTTTGTAAAAGAGGGTTGCTGCTTGATGCAAACATTCTTCTGAATAAGGTACTTGAAACAGGCCAAATCCCAAGTGCCAGTTCCTATGAGATGCTTATTGCTGGATACTTAAAGGTAGGGAGCATGGAACAGGTATTTAAGCTGAGCACTGAAATGCtttgcatgggatatattcctaacATTCTTTTGGTTACTGCATTGTTTAGTGGACTATGCAAGAGATGCAAAATGAACGATGCCAACCACTTGTTGAATTTAATGGTTGAAAAAGGTTTTCTTCCTGATGATGTCATTTATAACCTAATGATTCTAGAGAACTGCAAGGCATGTAACTTGCAGGAAGCTTCAAAGTGGAATGACCATATGTTGAAAAAAGGGATTTTGCCTTGCAAAGATACCCTTATCGTTCTCATTAATGAACTGTGTAAAAATCATTCTATGAGAGAAGCAACCAAATTATTAAATACTATGCTAGAAATAAATCTTGTCCCCGATGACAGAACAGTCAGGGCACTTCTTGACATGCATACCAAGGAAGGAAATTTACAAGAAGCCTTTAAGCTTTATGATAAATGGATAAGCAAAGAAGGAATGCAGCATGCTATGACTGGTCATATACCCATTGTTTGTGTTAGAAACAACCCTGTTCAGGAGGTCAAGAAACATTTGGACAGGACGCCAGATAATGCTCCAGGGCTTCATATCTCAACTTACAGCTGGCTGAATGATGAAAATGATGGAAAAAGTAGTAAAAAGGAGGCACTCAATCTGCAGAAGGAACTGATGGAAAGGGGGATTTTATAA